In Desulfovibrio gilichinskyi, a genomic segment contains:
- a CDS encoding phosphotransacetylase family protein: MVGIYIGSTTGYSGKNLLAMSLGLKFRSSGFNVGYMKPVGAVPHMDGNRPGDADAAFIQEVLGLEQDPEKVTPVLVTRDFTIKAFTEDLGDLKPAIVESYKELSQGKDVMIIGGSGSFLSSGNYCGVSGPDVAGSLGVKTILVDRYSKELKYDYVLRVQRDLGDDFLGVVFNDVPDHYMDELKSLLIPFLEKKGVKVLGIIPRDPLMGAIKVSDLAERLFGKIISAHAKADRVVENFLIGTMQVENFITHFRRHKNSAVIVGGDRADVQLVALEGNCPCLILTGNLYPNDIILTRSEVLEIPVIVVRDDTYSVAKKMEAIQESYKLRDMIKINHGASLVNSELDYDYIFEKLEL; encoded by the coding sequence ATGGTAGGTATTTATATAGGTTCTACAACCGGATACTCGGGTAAGAATCTTTTGGCCATGTCTTTAGGATTGAAGTTCCGCAGCAGTGGCTTCAATGTTGGCTATATGAAGCCTGTAGGGGCTGTTCCGCATATGGACGGAAACAGGCCGGGAGATGCCGATGCCGCCTTTATTCAGGAAGTGCTTGGACTTGAGCAGGACCCTGAAAAAGTTACACCTGTACTGGTTACAAGAGATTTTACAATAAAAGCTTTTACTGAAGATCTTGGAGATTTGAAGCCTGCAATTGTAGAGTCATACAAGGAGCTCAGTCAGGGCAAAGATGTAATGATTATCGGCGGATCAGGAAGCTTTTTAAGTTCCGGAAATTATTGCGGAGTAAGCGGTCCTGATGTGGCCGGATCTCTCGGTGTAAAAACAATTCTGGTTGATCGCTATTCAAAGGAACTTAAGTACGACTATGTACTTCGTGTTCAAAGGGATCTCGGCGATGATTTTCTCGGTGTTGTCTTTAATGATGTGCCTGACCATTATATGGATGAACTTAAATCTCTGCTTATTCCTTTTCTTGAGAAAAAAGGAGTTAAGGTTCTGGGTATAATTCCGCGCGATCCTCTTATGGGAGCGATCAAAGTCAGCGATCTTGCAGAGCGTCTGTTCGGAAAAATTATTTCTGCGCATGCAAAAGCTGACAGAGTTGTTGAGAATTTTCTGATCGGAACCATGCAGGTCGAAAATTTCATTACTCATTTCAGACGGCATAAAAATTCAGCCGTAATTGTCGGTGGAGACAGGGCTGATGTGCAGCTTGTCGCTCTTGAAGGGAACTGTCCGTGCCTTATTCTAACTGGTAATCTTTATCCTAATGATATAATTTTAACCCGTTCTGAAGTTCTTGAAATTCCTGTTATTGTAGTGCGTGATGACACTTATTCGGTGGCAAAGAAAATGGAAGCAATTCAGGAAAGTTATAAGTTAAGGGACATGATTAAGATTAATCACGGAGCCAGCCTTGTTAATTCAGAACTGGATTACGACTATATTTTCGAAAAATTGGAATTATAA
- the tmcC gene encoding TmcC family electron transfer complex membrane anchor subunit, with protein sequence MNSFYAFVVGPLAWIAWGVFILGSIYKMVSMYQLAKKKDGSSLHYMSFKFGMRSILHWLNPVGTLGWQSNPYTTLVTFVFHICLVVVPLFLLGHVVLWDQFFGISWPTLPDTVADIMAILLVACCVYFGLRRFLQRDVRFLTTGKDWVALTIPALTFLFGILAYHQIGSPKAMLILHILCGEIMLISIPFSRLSHMLFGVFTRAYMGSEFGGVRHTKDW encoded by the coding sequence ATGAACTCTTTTTATGCATTCGTAGTAGGCCCTCTGGCGTGGATCGCTTGGGGCGTGTTTATTCTAGGTTCCATATACAAGATGGTTTCAATGTACCAGCTTGCTAAAAAGAAGGACGGTTCGTCCTTGCACTATATGAGTTTCAAGTTCGGAATGCGTTCTATTCTGCACTGGCTCAATCCTGTAGGAACCCTCGGTTGGCAGAGCAATCCTTATACCACTCTGGTAACTTTTGTTTTTCATATCTGTCTTGTCGTTGTTCCATTGTTCCTTCTGGGACACGTGGTTCTCTGGGATCAGTTCTTCGGCATTAGCTGGCCGACTCTCCCGGATACTGTTGCCGACATCATGGCCATTTTGCTCGTAGCTTGCTGCGTTTATTTTGGACTGCGCCGCTTTTTGCAGCGTGATGTACGTTTCCTGACTACCGGTAAGGACTGGGTAGCTTTGACTATTCCAGCTTTAACTTTCCTTTTCGGTATTCTGGCATACCACCAGATCGGAAGCCCCAAGGCAATGCTTATACTGCATATCCTTTGCGGAGAAATTATGCTGATAAGCATTCCTTTCTCCAGACTCAGTCACATGTTGTTCGGAGTATTTACCAGAGCTTACATGGGGTCCGAGTTCGGCGGAGTACGCCACACAAAGGATTGGTAA
- a CDS encoding HD-GYP domain-containing protein, with translation MAKKDQMVEECYCSISSDIFKFLPKSGLPFCLYRMNPQTGTFSAATTPGKTIVSTDKKIIFKECDKDLIFIKSSDIADCRPYFCANLETVISDMAHSIPDEDMAMIIVEALKEASNKLFKDSLKKNFQHFYSTLHAAGELVHNNPDIIWYMIPLLDKQHSLTNKSISNGIIGAGICLHGREGKPDFNSFMESLIALFLCDVGMCCLPDFVLGKEFSLSVDEQKRIRNHPVSSVEVLSITQSLTNTSLRAILEHHERMDGSGYPRGVTSENISWLGKLCGAVDSFVAMTMIRPGKKCMTTVDALKALYKESYLYDPNIIYALEKVTYRE, from the coding sequence ATGGCGAAAAAAGACCAGATGGTAGAAGAATGCTACTGTTCAATATCAAGTGACATTTTCAAATTCCTACCTAAATCAGGACTTCCCTTTTGCTTGTACAGGATGAATCCGCAAACAGGAACATTTTCTGCGGCAACAACTCCGGGAAAAACAATTGTAAGTACAGATAAAAAAATAATATTTAAAGAGTGCGACAAAGATCTTATTTTCATAAAAAGCTCCGATATTGCTGATTGCCGCCCTTATTTTTGTGCCAATTTAGAAACAGTAATTTCCGACATGGCTCATTCTATTCCGGATGAAGACATGGCAATGATTATTGTTGAAGCACTCAAAGAGGCTTCCAATAAATTATTCAAAGACTCCCTCAAAAAGAACTTTCAACATTTTTATTCAACTCTGCACGCTGCAGGTGAACTGGTACACAACAATCCCGATATTATCTGGTACATGATCCCGCTTTTAGATAAACAGCACTCACTTACCAACAAATCAATTTCAAATGGAATCATAGGTGCTGGAATATGTCTGCATGGCAGAGAAGGTAAACCGGACTTTAATTCTTTCATGGAATCACTCATAGCTTTGTTTCTATGTGATGTAGGAATGTGCTGTCTACCTGACTTCGTACTTGGTAAAGAATTTTCACTTAGCGTAGACGAACAAAAACGCATACGTAATCACCCTGTCAGCTCTGTTGAAGTTCTCAGTATTACTCAATCTCTCACGAATACATCACTCAGAGCGATCCTTGAACATCATGAACGAATGGACGGATCAGGCTACCCGCGCGGAGTTACCAGCGAAAATATTTCATGGCTTGGAAAACTGTGTGGTGCTGTAGACTCTTTTGTGGCAATGACAATGATCCGGCCCGGAAAAAAGTGCATGACAACAGTCGATGCATTGAAAGCCCTATACAAAGAGTCATACTTATATGACCCCAATATTATTTATGCCCTCGAAAAAGTTACCTACAGAGAATAA
- a CDS encoding glycosyltransferase produces MKKLFLINCRKPMVDAFKAAGHDVRCIYTTVREVDVLYELEKLEFAPDILLQQESLGCRVFLNGLASIDCVRLFWSVDTHMNMHWHGLYGSMFDGVLTTQKRYVSALEKVCTAEICWVPWMGGRLGPETGTEPGLIPYTKRKHDMTFVGRVSPQRPSRKLFVDFLKGNYNLNLVDGLNYSEMMSLYKQTKIVPNEALFGEVNFRLFEACSCGCAVVTPFVGDELGELFEIGKEIAVYNDVLELKDILDRFRNNPKLAAEMGLAAYERVLRDHMPADRGNRILDFAYGLTPRSIDESDNTFLLTQIKAVLAEAGDTTVTWRNVVELLMVSSPGVPRDTILFRILAKESMTSEFLKIAQTYVGNAVGVEDAGFNMAASIGSSKIGNWDLAKYFWFRYITRAQSNKVESPRDYAHLLMLWGRELSRIGITMSPGVAFNEDADMPTCASHCLFAALRLDPQNLEIYKRLDALFTGVAGTESLRLGFLSHLSMHYPDDWRVSADLGIVSLKVFRLDEGLAELSNSEKKAISACRQRFWVRKIESEVEVYLKIVKPKNMC; encoded by the coding sequence ATGAAGAAGTTGTTTTTAATAAATTGCCGCAAGCCTATGGTTGATGCGTTCAAAGCTGCGGGACATGACGTTCGCTGTATTTATACTACGGTCCGCGAAGTGGATGTTTTATATGAACTGGAGAAACTTGAGTTTGCACCGGATATACTTTTGCAACAGGAATCTCTTGGCTGCCGAGTTTTTTTAAACGGGCTGGCGTCAATTGACTGTGTCCGTTTGTTCTGGTCCGTTGATACTCATATGAATATGCATTGGCATGGTTTGTATGGATCAATGTTCGACGGGGTGCTGACGACTCAGAAAAGATATGTTTCAGCTCTTGAAAAAGTTTGTACTGCTGAAATTTGCTGGGTTCCTTGGATGGGTGGCAGGCTTGGGCCGGAAACCGGAACTGAACCGGGACTCATTCCATATACTAAACGTAAACATGATATGACTTTTGTAGGTAGAGTTTCCCCGCAGAGACCCTCCAGGAAGTTGTTTGTCGATTTTTTGAAAGGCAACTACAATTTGAATCTTGTGGATGGACTTAATTATTCTGAGATGATGTCTCTTTATAAGCAAACCAAAATTGTTCCTAACGAAGCTCTTTTCGGTGAAGTAAATTTCAGACTGTTTGAAGCGTGCTCCTGCGGATGCGCCGTGGTAACTCCCTTTGTAGGTGATGAACTTGGCGAACTTTTTGAAATAGGTAAAGAAATAGCCGTTTATAATGATGTACTGGAGCTGAAAGATATACTTGATAGATTTCGCAATAACCCTAAGCTGGCCGCAGAAATGGGGCTTGCTGCTTATGAACGGGTTTTGCGTGACCATATGCCTGCTGACAGGGGGAATAGAATTTTGGATTTTGCGTATGGATTAACCCCTCGCAGTATTGATGAATCAGATAATACTTTTTTACTTACACAGATTAAGGCTGTGCTTGCAGAAGCCGGGGATACTACTGTTACCTGGAGAAATGTGGTTGAACTTTTAATGGTTTCAAGCCCCGGCGTACCCAGAGATACTATTCTGTTTCGGATTTTAGCGAAAGAAAGTATGACAAGTGAATTTTTGAAAATAGCTCAAACATATGTAGGTAATGCTGTCGGAGTTGAAGATGCCGGTTTCAATATGGCTGCGTCAATTGGCAGCAGCAAAATCGGTAATTGGGATTTAGCTAAGTATTTCTGGTTTAGGTACATTACAAGGGCTCAATCTAATAAAGTCGAAAGTCCGCGTGATTATGCCCACTTGCTGATGCTTTGGGGACGGGAACTTTCAAGAATAGGCATTACAATGAGTCCGGGAGTGGCTTTTAATGAAGATGCAGATATGCCGACATGTGCCAGTCATTGTTTATTTGCAGCCCTTCGATTAGATCCGCAGAATTTAGAAATTTATAAGCGTCTTGATGCTCTTTTTACCGGAGTAGCCGGGACTGAATCCTTGCGCCTTGGTTTTTTGTCCCACCTCTCCATGCATTATCCTGATGATTGGAGAGTCAGCGCGGATCTTGGAATAGTCAGCTTGAAAGTTTTTCGTCTGGACGAAGGGCTTGCTGAGCTTAGTAATTCTGAAAAAAAAGCTATATCTGCATGTCGTCAAAGGTTCTGGGTTCGCAAAATAGAATCAGAAGTGGAAGTATATTTAAAAATAGTTAAACCAAAAAATATGTGTTAA
- the tmcA gene encoding acidic tetraheme cytochrome c3 TmcA, whose protein sequence is MLKRVLTVAAVVACVFLYMIPAFSQDEITFLKDPAFVHPERPAAPFMHDMHNEKAVIDDCATCHHVWKDGKVVEGESSEDQKCSSCHQVKAEAGKTSLRNAYHKLCINCHIKKDKGPVTCAGCHPDGGAAPAGH, encoded by the coding sequence ATGTTAAAAAGAGTATTAACTGTCGCGGCGGTTGTCGCATGTGTCTTTCTCTATATGATTCCAGCATTCTCTCAGGATGAAATCACTTTCCTGAAGGATCCGGCTTTTGTTCATCCGGAAAGACCTGCGGCTCCATTTATGCATGATATGCATAATGAAAAAGCCGTAATTGATGACTGTGCAACCTGTCACCATGTATGGAAAGACGGAAAGGTTGTTGAAGGTGAAAGCTCCGAAGACCAGAAATGTTCATCCTGTCATCAGGTTAAAGCTGAAGCAGGCAAAACAAGTCTTCGTAACGCTTATCACAAGCTTTGCATTAACTGTCATATCAAAAAAGACAAAGGACCTGTAACTTGCGCCGGATGTCATCCAGACGGCGGAGCTGCTCCTGCCGGGCATTAG
- the tmcD gene encoding electron transfer complex subunit TmcD — MPNASTWDWNPGRREVQDISSWSTKFEWVEEFHASADGEKVGAVVKTSDGDFTACVNGQEWEERYERVFYLKFSPDGRLTGITQQDGEWTLAVDGEHWPETYGYIWSTMFGSNGSIVCAVQQDGEYGMGIDGVLWENLFANANNFTLGSDGKSTAAVVQVTPLAQADIETFQKGIYSIAVNGEAWDKVFMNCYTPVFDAKCEKVACQVRKSLYDYTIAVDGKIWQREFQCVWDPCFNPVSGAVAAPVRLGGKWGMAQDGEIIWPAEFAQCWHQQFSADGSKLWAIVATSLGKFTVAVNGTPWNVTVPVVIDLAVSPDGNRGAALGKTDYAYTVMCDGKVWNDSYAMAWKPVFSPDSTKVAAKVEKNGRFTVVLDGKPYGQDFEQCWEPIFSPCSTKVLIRAIDGGKFVRIVADVSDF; from the coding sequence ATGCCTAATGCGTCCACGTGGGATTGGAATCCCGGTAGGCGAGAGGTCCAGGACATTAGCTCTTGGTCCACCAAATTTGAGTGGGTGGAAGAATTCCACGCTAGTGCCGATGGTGAGAAGGTCGGGGCAGTCGTAAAGACAAGCGATGGGGATTTTACTGCTTGCGTTAACGGTCAAGAGTGGGAAGAGAGATATGAAAGGGTTTTTTACCTTAAATTTTCTCCTGACGGCAGACTGACCGGTATTACTCAGCAGGATGGTGAATGGACTTTAGCAGTTGACGGCGAACATTGGCCGGAAACATATGGCTATATCTGGAGCACTATGTTCGGTTCCAACGGTTCTATTGTCTGTGCTGTTCAGCAGGACGGAGAATACGGCATGGGAATTGACGGTGTTCTCTGGGAAAATCTGTTTGCTAATGCTAACAATTTTACACTTGGAAGCGACGGCAAGAGTACTGCCGCTGTTGTTCAAGTTACACCTTTAGCTCAGGCTGATATCGAAACCTTTCAAAAAGGTATCTACTCCATTGCTGTGAATGGCGAAGCTTGGGACAAGGTTTTCATGAACTGTTACACTCCCGTGTTCGACGCAAAGTGTGAGAAAGTGGCTTGTCAGGTTAGAAAGTCACTTTATGATTACACTATCGCTGTAGATGGAAAAATCTGGCAGCGAGAATTTCAATGCGTTTGGGATCCTTGTTTCAACCCTGTTAGCGGAGCAGTCGCTGCTCCTGTCCGTCTCGGCGGAAAATGGGGTATGGCTCAGGACGGAGAAATTATCTGGCCGGCTGAGTTCGCTCAGTGTTGGCACCAGCAGTTCAGCGCGGACGGCAGTAAGCTTTGGGCTATTGTTGCAACTTCACTTGGTAAGTTCACTGTAGCTGTAAATGGAACTCCTTGGAACGTTACTGTTCCTGTTGTTATTGATCTGGCTGTCAGTCCTGACGGAAACCGCGGAGCAGCTCTCGGAAAAACGGACTATGCCTACACTGTGATGTGTGACGGAAAAGTCTGGAACGATTCTTATGCTATGGCCTGGAAGCCTGTTTTCAGTCCTGATAGTACCAAAGTTGCTGCTAAGGTTGAAAAGAACGGTCGTTTTACTGTCGTTCTTGATGGAAAACCTTACGGACAGGATTTTGAACAATGCTGGGAACCGATTTTCAGCCCATGTTCAACAAAGGTGCTTATCCGTGCGATAGATGGCGGAAAGTTTGTCCGCATCGTAGCTGATGTAAGTGATTTCTAA
- the tmcB gene encoding electron transfer complex ferredoxin TmcB: protein MTFDRKIEDAGLERGVSRLTPERIETVLKQVLEGETGTKLKLYAETCMRCGMCSEACHYYMSHDGDPSYSPAGKVHQTMGEILRNNCKVTPEFVYQMAQISYTECNLCRRCVHYCPLGIDTGYIMSVVRRMCHKLGVTPQYIQDTAHSHSATMNQMWLKDDEWIDTLQWQEDEARDEMPELRIPLDKEGAEIYYSVIAPEPKFRTQLIYQAAFIMNAAGVDFTMPTSPGWDNSDMCMFTGDYEMMGRLKKSHFESALDLKVKRIVMGECGHAFRSVYDQGNRWDGWEMYPIEVVHSVEFFWELISSGKIKIREKFHEPITIHDPCNIIRGRGLMEESRKLAHALCDNVVEMHPNLEHNYCCAAGGGVINCGPPFKNVRMKGNRIKAEQLKATGVKTILAPCHNCHGGLEDLVHYYELGMDIKFFGDLIFDLMEKPEVE from the coding sequence ATGACATTCGATAGGAAAATTGAGGATGCCGGGCTCGAGCGGGGCGTGTCCCGTCTGACGCCTGAGCGCATCGAAACAGTTCTTAAGCAGGTTCTCGAAGGAGAAACCGGAACAAAGCTGAAGCTGTATGCAGAAACCTGCATGCGCTGCGGTATGTGCTCCGAAGCCTGCCATTACTATATGTCCCATGACGGTGACCCTTCCTACTCTCCCGCAGGTAAGGTTCATCAGACAATGGGCGAGATATTGCGCAATAATTGTAAAGTAACTCCTGAGTTCGTTTATCAGATGGCTCAGATTTCATATACAGAGTGTAACCTCTGTCGCCGCTGTGTTCATTATTGTCCTCTGGGAATTGATACAGGCTACATCATGAGTGTTGTGAGACGTATGTGTCACAAATTAGGTGTAACCCCTCAGTATATTCAGGATACTGCGCACAGTCATTCTGCTACAATGAACCAGATGTGGCTTAAAGATGACGAGTGGATTGATACCCTGCAATGGCAGGAAGATGAAGCAAGAGATGAAATGCCGGAACTTCGCATTCCTTTAGACAAGGAAGGCGCAGAGATATACTATTCCGTTATCGCTCCGGAACCTAAATTCCGTACTCAGCTGATTTATCAGGCCGCATTCATTATGAACGCTGCCGGTGTTGATTTCACTATGCCGACTTCGCCGGGCTGGGACAACTCAGATATGTGTATGTTCACCGGTGATTATGAAATGATGGGTCGTTTAAAGAAAAGCCACTTTGAATCTGCTCTAGATCTTAAGGTTAAACGTATCGTCATGGGTGAGTGCGGTCACGCATTCCGCTCCGTTTACGATCAGGGTAACCGCTGGGATGGATGGGAAATGTATCCCATTGAAGTAGTTCATTCAGTAGAGTTTTTCTGGGAACTCATCAGTTCTGGTAAAATTAAAATTCGTGAAAAGTTCCATGAGCCTATCACCATACACGATCCTTGTAACATCATTCGCGGACGCGGTTTGATGGAAGAGTCCCGCAAACTTGCTCACGCACTTTGCGATAATGTTGTTGAAATGCATCCTAACCTTGAGCACAACTATTGCTGTGCTGCAGGCGGAGGCGTTATCAACTGTGGACCTCCGTTTAAGAATGTCCGCATGAAAGGTAACAGGATTAAGGCTGAGCAGTTAAAAGCCACCGGCGTAAAGACTATCCTTGCGCCTTGTCATAACTGCCACGGTGGGCTTGAGGATTTAGTCCATTACTATGAACTTGGCATGGATATAAAATTCTTCGGCGATCTGATCTTTGATCTGATGGAAAAGCCTGAAGTGGAATAG
- a CDS encoding acetate--CoA ligase family protein codes for MDSLFTPSSIAVVGASAVSGKIGNTILTNLQSAGYKGELFPVNSRGGTIGGLKVYKSISEIDHPVDLAVIAVPRDAVLCALNDLIKIGVRSVAVLSAGFREVGRDGWLLEKQISELAEKNSIYLLGPNCLGFINTSAGINASFASGTPLTGTTAFFSQSGALCVAVIDWALANGVGFSKFVSLGNKSVINESSMIEYLGNDPETKVILGYVENITDGRNFMAQAVKVSMKKPIIMMKSGTTAAGARAASSHTGAISGSDQACDAAFHQAGIIRVDRLEELFKLANAFSCQELPLGPNLGIITNAGGPGILAADACGESSLRMPSFSLSTIAELQPMLPGYASIYNPVDLLREADAARYCKAIKLIGLDPLINSVLVIVSPSDKMNLTEVAETIAACASEISKPVFCCLMGRKNSEAARSIFSEAGVPVYDFPKQAVRAMDSMYKYAIWKGRASRTFETPDRDYDAAKEIIDSALRSGRSELVEFQARDIVTAYGLPSPDSDLARSGDEAATLAKRLGFPVVLKIASPDIPYKSDVNGVWLNLNTEEEVRNAFWKITAEAQRLKPDAYIAGCLVQQMASKDAREIIIGFRRDDQFGPLLMFGLGGVYVEVLKDISYRLAPLSVEDAAEMVREIRSYMLLKGVRGGEPADFDAITDVLIRMSCLADDFPEIYEAEFNPVLVSSDEALVADAHMTIVKLSSGSKESGLNIDDDLSKEA; via the coding sequence TTGGATAGTCTTTTCACTCCATCATCAATTGCCGTTGTGGGCGCTTCGGCTGTTTCCGGTAAAATCGGAAATACGATTCTTACTAATCTTCAAAGTGCAGGGTACAAGGGTGAGCTGTTTCCGGTGAACTCCCGCGGGGGGACAATAGGCGGCCTGAAAGTCTATAAAAGTATATCCGAAATTGATCACCCTGTAGATTTAGCCGTAATAGCTGTTCCACGCGACGCTGTACTGTGCGCATTAAATGATCTGATTAAAATAGGAGTCCGCTCGGTTGCGGTTCTTTCAGCCGGGTTTCGTGAAGTAGGTCGCGACGGGTGGCTGCTTGAAAAACAAATTTCAGAACTTGCAGAAAAAAACAGTATTTATTTGCTTGGACCGAATTGTCTGGGATTTATTAATACTTCAGCAGGCATAAATGCTTCCTTTGCCTCCGGTACTCCGTTGACAGGAACAACCGCGTTTTTTTCGCAATCCGGCGCATTATGTGTAGCTGTTATTGATTGGGCTTTGGCGAACGGAGTCGGTTTTTCAAAATTTGTGAGTCTTGGTAACAAGTCTGTTATAAATGAATCCTCAATGATTGAATATCTGGGCAATGATCCTGAAACCAAAGTAATTCTGGGCTACGTGGAAAACATTACTGACGGGCGTAATTTCATGGCGCAAGCCGTTAAGGTTTCCATGAAAAAGCCTATCATTATGATGAAATCAGGAACAACCGCTGCCGGAGCCAGAGCCGCATCGTCACACACCGGAGCTATTTCCGGTTCGGATCAGGCATGCGACGCGGCATTTCATCAGGCAGGGATTATCAGAGTTGATAGACTGGAAGAGCTGTTTAAGCTGGCTAACGCGTTTTCGTGTCAGGAGTTACCACTGGGGCCGAATTTAGGTATAATCACAAATGCAGGCGGCCCCGGAATTCTCGCAGCTGATGCGTGCGGAGAATCCAGTCTGCGCATGCCTTCTTTTTCTTTATCTACCATTGCGGAATTGCAACCCATGCTGCCCGGGTACGCTTCAATTTATAATCCGGTTGATTTGTTACGGGAAGCTGATGCGGCGCGCTATTGCAAAGCTATAAAACTTATCGGTCTTGATCCTCTTATTAACAGTGTGCTGGTCATTGTTTCGCCTTCAGATAAGATGAATTTAACCGAAGTCGCTGAAACTATTGCGGCTTGTGCTTCTGAAATAAGTAAGCCTGTTTTTTGCTGCCTAATGGGCCGCAAGAACAGTGAAGCGGCAAGAAGTATTTTTTCCGAAGCAGGGGTCCCTGTTTACGACTTTCCGAAGCAGGCTGTCAGGGCTATGGACAGCATGTATAAATATGCGATCTGGAAAGGGCGGGCTTCACGTACTTTTGAAACACCTGACCGCGATTATGACGCAGCAAAAGAGATTATTGATTCAGCATTACGTTCAGGCCGTTCGGAACTTGTGGAATTTCAGGCTCGTGACATTGTTACGGCTTATGGATTGCCGAGTCCTGACTCTGACCTGGCCCGTTCAGGAGATGAAGCTGCAACCCTCGCTAAAAGATTGGGATTTCCGGTAGTTCTCAAGATTGCCTCTCCGGACATTCCATATAAGTCTGATGTAAACGGAGTCTGGCTTAATCTCAATACCGAGGAAGAAGTCCGTAATGCTTTCTGGAAGATAACGGCTGAAGCTCAGCGTCTTAAGCCGGATGCGTACATTGCGGGGTGTCTGGTTCAGCAGATGGCCTCAAAAGATGCCCGTGAAATAATAATAGGTTTTCGCAGAGATGACCAGTTCGGACCGCTGTTGATGTTTGGACTTGGTGGTGTTTACGTTGAGGTTTTAAAAGATATTTCGTACCGCCTCGCACCTCTTTCTGTTGAAGATGCAGCTGAAATGGTACGGGAAATCCGTTCTTATATGTTGCTTAAAGGCGTCAGAGGCGGCGAGCCGGCCGACTTTGATGCTATAACAGATGTTTTGATAAGAATGTCTTGTCTGGCTGATGATTTTCCTGAAATATATGAAGCTGAATTTAATCCTGTACTTGTAAGTTCTGACGAAGCGTTGGTTGCGGATGCTCACATGACAATAGTCAAACTTTCATCCGGCAGTAAAGAATCAGGTTTGAATATAGATGACGACCTTTCAAAGGAGGCATAA
- a CDS encoding Hpt domain-containing protein, protein MSNELFNEQAFFDHLGGDRELGAEILGVYLTDAPARMGSLLEAAKTNNLSLVIKYSHALKGISATIRAEKVADVAEAVELAARHDHLEKVKEFLPDIARELESTLKVLKDYLGI, encoded by the coding sequence ATGTCTAATGAACTTTTTAACGAGCAAGCATTTTTTGACCACCTCGGCGGTGATAGAGAGCTGGGAGCTGAAATCCTTGGTGTTTATTTAACAGATGCCCCCGCAAGGATGGGTTCTCTTTTAGAAGCTGCTAAGACAAATAACCTGAGTTTAGTAATTAAATATTCTCATGCTCTTAAAGGAATTTCAGCAACAATTCGTGCTGAGAAAGTTGCCGACGTTGCAGAGGCAGTAGAATTAGCCGCAAGGCATGATCATCTTGAAAAAGTGAAAGAATTTTTGCCGGATATTGCCAGAGAATTGGAAAGCACTTTGAAGGTACTGAAAGATTATTTAGGGATTTAA
- the mobA gene encoding molybdenum cofactor guanylyltransferase, protein MTPILFMPSKKLPTENKISAAILAGGEGSRMGHTDKSCLEISGEKIVSRIIRQLSGVFSEIFVITRTPENHPNLNARLVGDIYQQRSSLTGVHAALSHAETEHVFITACDSPFVNKGLVTKLISLLSPSDDVLIPIRKNKRYEPLCAVYSKRCLPFIERNLDNGILQIIRFFPEVKVHAVNVEILQQHDQDLESFININTPEELSKACERAVKCDMI, encoded by the coding sequence ATGACCCCAATATTATTTATGCCCTCGAAAAAGTTACCTACAGAGAATAAAATAAGCGCAGCTATTTTAGCCGGCGGCGAAGGAAGCCGCATGGGGCACACTGACAAATCATGCCTTGAAATTTCCGGTGAAAAAATAGTCAGCAGAATCATCCGCCAGTTATCGGGAGTTTTCAGCGAAATTTTTGTCATTACCAGAACTCCTGAAAATCATCCGAATTTAAATGCCAGACTAGTCGGCGATATTTATCAGCAGCGCAGTTCTCTCACCGGAGTGCATGCAGCATTAAGCCACGCTGAAACGGAGCACGTTTTCATTACGGCCTGTGACTCACCTTTCGTGAATAAAGGCCTCGTAACAAAACTGATTTCACTGCTGTCTCCATCTGATGACGTACTGATCCCCATACGCAAAAACAAGCGCTACGAACCGCTTTGTGCAGTATATTCTAAGCGTTGTCTGCCATTTATTGAAAGAAATCTTGATAACGGAATTTTGCAAATCATAAGATTCTTCCCGGAAGTAAAAGTTCATGCTGTAAACGTCGAAATTCTCCAGCAGCACGATCAAGATCTCGAATCATTTATCAATATAAACACGCCGGAAGAACTCAGCAAAGCATGTGAGAGAGCAGTTAAATGCGACATGATTTAG